The following coding sequences are from one Alkalibaculum bacchi window:
- the rpsO gene encoding 30S ribosomal protein S15 yields MSLSKEKKQAIIDEYKLTEGDTGSPEVQIALLTYRINELTEHFKIHKKDHHSRRGLLKLVGQRRGLLNYLTKKDINRYRSIIEKLNIRK; encoded by the coding sequence ATGAGTTTAAGTAAAGAAAAGAAACAAGCTATCATCGATGAGTACAAGTTAACAGAAGGAGATACTGGTTCTCCAGAAGTGCAAATTGCTCTATTAACTTATAGAATCAATGAATTAACAGAGCATTTCAAAATCCACAAAAAAGATCACCATTCAAGAAGAGGTTTATTAAAGCTTGTAGGACAAAGAAGAGGTTTATTAAATTACCTGACTAAAAAAGATATCAATAGATATCGTTCAATTATCGAAAAATTGAACATCAGAAAATAA
- a CDS encoding bifunctional riboflavin kinase/FAD synthetase, with protein MESIVLNKDTKLHFDTSVALGFFDGIHLGHRMLIETMKKRAEEKKLHSCVVTFNRHPLTIAFPKYAPMLILSNEEKVKILETMNIDQLVFLKFTEEMMNYEPIRFVEEILVGQLNIKHVVVGFNYNFGYKGMGSPQLLSQLGEKHGFEVDIVGEYQVERQTVSSSFIRNLISTGKVDAVEKYMGRKFSISGEVIEGKKIGRQYNFPTANIEVKGNQITPEPGVYYTHVIYKGKEYHALTNVGHNPTFANHPFRIESYIYDFSETIYGEKIKVIFYKRIRKEKKFNNINDLFKQIQHDIATIKEKYVLCSKI; from the coding sequence ATGGAGTCCATAGTATTAAATAAAGACACAAAACTACATTTTGATACATCTGTAGCCTTAGGCTTCTTTGACGGCATTCATTTAGGTCATAGAATGCTTATTGAAACAATGAAAAAAAGGGCAGAAGAGAAAAAATTACATAGTTGTGTTGTGACTTTTAATAGACATCCCTTGACGATCGCTTTTCCTAAATATGCTCCAATGCTCATATTATCTAATGAAGAAAAGGTCAAAATTTTAGAGACAATGAATATTGATCAATTAGTATTTCTGAAGTTTACTGAAGAAATGATGAATTATGAACCGATAAGATTTGTTGAAGAAATCTTAGTTGGTCAATTAAATATAAAGCATGTAGTTGTAGGATTTAATTATAATTTTGGATATAAAGGTATGGGCTCCCCTCAGTTACTTAGTCAACTAGGTGAAAAACATGGCTTTGAAGTAGACATCGTCGGCGAATATCAAGTAGAGCGTCAAACGGTGAGCAGTTCCTTTATTCGAAATTTAATTTCTACTGGAAAAGTGGATGCAGTAGAAAAATATATGGGCAGAAAATTTTCCATTTCAGGGGAAGTAATTGAAGGGAAAAAAATCGGTAGGCAATATAATTTTCCTACTGCTAATATAGAAGTAAAAGGGAATCAAATTACTCCTGAACCGGGAGTTTATTACACTCATGTTATATATAAGGGTAAAGAATATCACGCTCTTACTAATGTAGGTCACAATCCTACCTTTGCGAATCATCCGTTTAGAATTGAGTCTTATATTTACGACTTTTCAGAAACCATATACGGTGAAAAAATCAAAGTAATCTTTTATAAAAGAATAAGAAAAGAAAAAAAGTTTAATAATATTAATGATTTGTTTAAACAAATCCAACATGATATCGCCACTATTAAGGAGAAGTACGTTCTATGTTCTAAGATCTAA
- the truB gene encoding tRNA pseudouridine(55) synthase TruB, producing the protein MNGIISINKSQGMTSHDVVYKVRRILHTKKIGHTGTLDPIAEGVLPLTIGQGTKISQFIVEKEKEYVAELSFGTKTDSFDRTGQIIGQADKIITEDELKKTLLLFTGEIEQVPPIYSAIKVDGKKLYEYAREQIQVEIKARKISIREIELLHFEFPNAKIRVACSKGTYIRSLCNDIGEKLGTFAHMTSLIRTKSGPFHLDKAISLEQLEALSSEEIKQHLYPMDFPLEHLIRVDVQPFSAKYLLNGNPLIQKNIVQNINDIPLCEKVRIYLNDEFKGVGLMENKDYYRIKPLRLFTNQ; encoded by the coding sequence ATGAACGGAATTATAAGTATTAATAAATCACAAGGTATGACCTCACACGATGTAGTCTACAAAGTTCGAAGAATTCTTCATACAAAAAAAATTGGACATACAGGTACATTAGACCCTATTGCAGAGGGTGTTTTGCCCCTTACTATTGGCCAAGGGACTAAAATCTCCCAATTTATTGTAGAAAAAGAAAAAGAGTATGTAGCAGAACTTTCATTTGGCACTAAGACAGATAGTTTTGATCGAACAGGTCAGATAATAGGACAAGCTGATAAAATAATCACAGAGGATGAGTTAAAAAAGACTCTTCTTTTATTTACTGGAGAGATTGAACAAGTACCGCCTATTTATTCTGCTATAAAAGTAGATGGTAAGAAGCTGTACGAATATGCTAGGGAACAGATACAAGTGGAAATCAAAGCTCGGAAGATTTCCATCCGCGAAATAGAACTTCTTCATTTTGAATTTCCTAACGCCAAAATAAGAGTTGCCTGTTCAAAAGGTACTTATATTCGATCTTTATGCAATGATATTGGAGAAAAGTTAGGCACCTTCGCACATATGACCTCTTTGATTCGAACAAAGAGTGGCCCTTTTCACCTTGATAAAGCCATAAGTCTAGAGCAACTTGAAGCATTAAGCTCAGAAGAGATCAAACAACACTTGTACCCAATGGATTTTCCACTTGAACATTTAATTCGAGTTGATGTGCAACCTTTTTCAGCAAAGTATCTGCTCAATGGAAATCCTTTGATTCAAAAAAATATTGTACAAAATATAAATGATATTCCACTCTGCGAAAAGGTTCGAATTTACTTAAATGATGAATTTAAAGGGGTTGGTCTTATGGAAAATAAAGACTATTATCGAATCAAACCCTTAAGATTATTTACGAACCAATAA
- a CDS encoding DHH family phosphoesterase, with amino-acid sequence MDHIIKAIHKYQSFAISSHRNPDGDSIGSCIALGLALKKLGKSVTYIMDDIPQKFEFLDEVKNFKVDASEHFDVVVCLDCSNIAHLHNSQDLSNGDLIINIDHHISNTNYGGLNYIDSVASATGEIIYELICKLSIPIDKDMAVALYVAVVTDTGNFKYSNVTYKTHAIVSELYKISDIYWKINTIIFDQNSYEGMKIIGKSLENLYLTHENRISVIALSLEDLKEYDNVDLEGIINYARDIKGVEVAVFAKEVEPNLFRVSFRANGDYDVSTLATIYGGGGHSKAAGCTIRGNSLKDIMNDITHNIAKDLQ; translated from the coding sequence ATGGATCATATTATAAAAGCAATTCACAAGTATCAAAGCTTTGCAATCAGTAGCCATAGAAATCCTGATGGAGACTCTATTGGCTCCTGTATTGCCTTAGGCTTAGCATTAAAAAAACTAGGAAAATCCGTCACTTATATTATGGATGATATCCCTCAAAAATTTGAATTTTTAGATGAGGTTAAGAATTTCAAAGTAGATGCATCGGAGCACTTTGATGTAGTCGTATGCTTAGATTGTTCAAATATTGCACATCTACATAATAGCCAAGATTTATCTAATGGTGACCTCATCATTAATATAGACCACCATATTAGCAATACAAATTATGGTGGATTAAACTATATAGATTCTGTTGCAAGTGCTACAGGTGAAATCATCTATGAACTTATATGCAAACTGTCCATCCCTATAGATAAAGATATGGCTGTTGCATTGTATGTGGCAGTTGTAACGGATACAGGAAATTTTAAATACAGTAATGTGACTTATAAAACCCATGCTATCGTTTCTGAATTATATAAAATCTCAGATATTTATTGGAAAATTAATACTATAATATTTGATCAAAATTCTTATGAGGGTATGAAGATTATCGGTAAATCCTTAGAAAACTTGTACTTAACTCATGAGAACAGAATATCTGTAATAGCTTTGTCCTTAGAAGATCTAAAAGAGTACGACAATGTAGATCTAGAAGGCATTATTAATTACGCAAGAGATATTAAAGGCGTTGAAGTGGCAGTATTTGCTAAAGAAGTAGAACCGAATTTATTTCGCGTATCCTTTAGAGCTAATGGAGATTACGATGTGAGTACACTAGCTACTATATACGGCGGAGGCGGACATAGCAAGGCAGCAGGTTGCACAATAAGGGGCAATAGCCTTAAAGATATCATGAATGATATAACACATAATATTGCAAAGGACTTACAATGA
- the rbfA gene encoding 30S ribosome-binding factor RbfA, whose amino-acid sequence MSTRIQRINETLKQELSHYIRFELKDPRLNNDMISIIRVEATGDLRFAKVFVSIFENAPDKKKEMLEILKKSAGFLRKQIGKSLTTHYTPELLFELDNSIEYGVHIDHLLRKINHKDN is encoded by the coding sequence ATGTCAACTAGAATACAGCGAATTAACGAGACACTAAAACAAGAACTCAGCCATTATATTCGGTTTGAGTTGAAAGATCCAAGATTAAATAATGATATGATAAGCATTATCAGAGTAGAAGCAACAGGTGATTTACGTTTTGCAAAAGTATTTGTAAGCATCTTTGAAAATGCCCCTGATAAAAAGAAGGAAATGCTTGAAATCCTTAAAAAATCTGCTGGGTTTTTGAGAAAACAAATTGGCAAGAGCCTGACAACTCATTACACACCAGAACTTTTATTTGAACTAGATAATTCTATCGAGTACGGTGTTCATATTGATCATTTACTTCGCAAGATTAATCATAAGGATAATTAG
- the infB gene encoding translation initiation factor IF-2, producing the protein MSKIRVYDLAKELNVSSKDLVKKLNDLDIPAKNHMSALTEQEVRYFKSHQNNVNTVKDQKANESKANENVKKDPHNNNKTTVGANHKKHQNTATKSSQNNTHNDSTKNNNNSQNNTHNNSAKNNNNNKGFSNQNKNTKNHEGKGASPSKTHNTNKKKDINKPKVTPVKIDNSKRVKKTKTDYKKRKTEETKVEETILLPSQITVGDLASKINISVTEIITHLIKLGIMASINQEIDFDTAEVIASELDIKVELENVEEEVHSILEEYEDEDDEKDLMKRPPVITVMGHVDHGKTSLLDAIRHTSVTSREAGGITQHIGAYTVQINNESITFIDTPGHEAFTAMRLRGAQITDIAILVVAADDGVMPQTVEAINHAKAAKVPIIVAINKIDKESANPDRVLQELTEHGLIAEAWGGDTICVPVSAHTGEGIDTLLEMILLSAEMLELKANPKRLAKGSVVEAQLDKGRGAVATLLINTGTLRIGDIVVSGTTYGKVRAMVNDKGKRLKSAGPSAPVEIIGLSEVPEAGDEFYVVKDDKTARQVSEMRKHYLKDQQVKKSAPLSLDDLYNQIQEGAVKDINIVIKADGQGSVEALKQSLFKLTNDEVRVNVIHDGVGAISESDVLLASASNGIIIGFNVRPGANVSKIAEKEAVDIRLYRVIYDAIEDVEAAMKGMLDPEFKEVVVGTAEVRETFKVPNIGIIAGIYITDGKIARNNDVRVIRDGIVVQEGSISSLKRFKDDAKEVVQGYECGLGIEKFNDLKEGDIIEAFTMEEIPR; encoded by the coding sequence ATGAGTAAAATAAGAGTATATGATTTGGCAAAAGAATTAAATGTTTCAAGCAAGGATTTAGTAAAAAAGTTAAATGATCTGGATATTCCAGCTAAAAACCATATGAGTGCCCTTACAGAACAAGAAGTGAGATACTTTAAAAGCCATCAAAATAATGTGAATACGGTGAAGGATCAAAAGGCAAATGAGTCAAAAGCAAATGAAAATGTAAAAAAAGATCCTCACAACAACAATAAAACAACGGTAGGAGCAAATCATAAAAAGCACCAAAATACTGCCACTAAAAGCAGTCAGAATAACACCCATAATGACTCTACCAAAAATAATAATAACAGTCAGAATAACACCCATAATAATTCTGCAAAAAACAATAACAATAATAAGGGTTTTAGCAATCAAAATAAAAACACAAAGAATCATGAAGGTAAAGGGGCAAGTCCATCGAAAACGCACAACACAAACAAAAAGAAAGACATTAACAAACCTAAGGTTACACCTGTAAAAATTGACAATAGTAAAAGAGTTAAAAAAACGAAAACAGATTATAAAAAAAGAAAAACAGAAGAAACTAAAGTTGAAGAGACAATTCTTTTACCATCACAAATTACAGTCGGCGATCTTGCATCTAAAATCAATATCTCTGTTACAGAGATTATTACGCACTTGATTAAATTAGGCATTATGGCATCCATTAATCAAGAAATCGATTTTGATACTGCTGAGGTCATTGCAAGTGAATTAGATATTAAAGTAGAATTAGAAAATGTGGAAGAAGAAGTACACAGTATCTTAGAAGAATACGAAGATGAAGATGATGAAAAAGACCTAATGAAAAGACCTCCTGTTATTACGGTAATGGGCCATGTTGACCATGGTAAAACATCCCTACTAGATGCTATTCGTCATACAAGTGTCACTTCAAGAGAAGCTGGTGGCATTACACAACACATTGGTGCTTATACGGTTCAAATAAACAATGAATCTATTACCTTTATCGATACTCCTGGTCATGAGGCATTTACTGCTATGCGTTTAAGAGGAGCTCAAATTACAGATATCGCTATTTTAGTAGTAGCTGCTGATGATGGCGTTATGCCACAGACTGTTGAAGCGATCAACCATGCAAAAGCTGCAAAGGTGCCGATTATCGTAGCCATAAATAAAATCGATAAGGAAAGTGCAAATCCTGACCGAGTTCTTCAAGAATTGACCGAACATGGATTAATTGCAGAAGCTTGGGGTGGGGATACCATTTGTGTTCCTGTGTCTGCTCATACTGGAGAAGGTATTGATACGCTGCTCGAGATGATCCTTTTATCTGCTGAAATGCTTGAACTCAAAGCAAATCCAAAGAGACTAGCAAAGGGAAGCGTTGTAGAAGCTCAATTAGATAAGGGTAGAGGAGCAGTAGCAACTTTGCTTATTAATACAGGTACATTACGCATTGGAGACATTGTCGTATCTGGTACAACCTATGGTAAAGTTCGTGCAATGGTCAATGATAAAGGGAAAAGATTAAAGTCAGCTGGTCCATCTGCTCCAGTAGAAATTATTGGTCTTTCCGAAGTGCCAGAAGCTGGAGATGAGTTTTATGTCGTAAAAGATGATAAAACAGCTAGACAAGTCTCTGAAATGAGAAAACATTATCTAAAAGACCAACAAGTTAAAAAGAGCGCTCCACTTTCATTAGATGATTTATACAATCAAATACAAGAGGGGGCCGTAAAGGATATTAATATCGTCATTAAGGCTGATGGTCAAGGTTCTGTGGAAGCCTTAAAGCAATCCTTGTTTAAGCTTACAAATGATGAGGTCCGAGTAAATGTAATACACGATGGCGTAGGTGCTATTTCTGAATCAGATGTTTTATTGGCATCGGCTTCTAATGGTATTATCATTGGTTTTAATGTTCGCCCAGGTGCAAATGTATCTAAAATAGCCGAAAAAGAAGCAGTAGATATTCGGTTATACCGAGTAATCTATGATGCAATAGAAGATGTAGAAGCAGCTATGAAGGGTATGCTAGATCCTGAATTTAAGGAAGTAGTCGTGGGTACTGCAGAAGTTCGTGAAACCTTTAAAGTGCCTAATATCGGCATAATTGCAGGTATTTATATTACAGATGGTAAAATCGCCCGAAATAACGACGTCAGAGTAATAAGAGATGGCATAGTTGTTCAAGAAGGCTCGATTTCCTCTTTGAAACGCTTTAAGGATGATGCAAAAGAAGTTGTTCAAGGCTACGAATGTGGTCTAGGTATTGAAAAATTCAATGACCTTAAAGAAGGAGATATTATAGAGGCCTTTACAATGGAAGAAATCCCTAGATAA
- the rnpM gene encoding RNase P modulator RnpM, whose product MKKIPQRTCIVCKDKIDKRDLNRIVSTKEGDLFYDPTGKANGRGAYICSKDSCIDSIVSTNMLNKTFKREVLKEVKEKLREDVINGKKQ is encoded by the coding sequence ATGAAGAAAATACCTCAAAGAACTTGTATAGTCTGTAAAGATAAAATTGATAAAAGAGACTTAAATCGCATAGTAAGCACAAAAGAAGGAGATCTGTTTTACGACCCAACAGGAAAAGCCAATGGCAGAGGTGCTTACATATGCAGCAAAGACAGCTGTATTGATAGTATAGTTAGTACAAACATGCTAAATAAAACTTTTAAACGAGAAGTATTAAAAGAAGTAAAAGAAAAGCTTAGAGAAGATGTAATAAATGGAAAAAAACAATAG
- the nusA gene encoding transcription termination factor NusA — MNKEFIQALDEVEKAKGVKKDELIDAIEAAIASAYKKNYGTSQNVKININRENGEIKVFSLKEVVEEVFDELLEINYEQAKQLNEQYEIGDMAEVEVKPKNFGRIAAQNAKQLVVQRIKEAERNIVYDEFIEREDEILTGIIQRKEKNNVFIDIGKTEGILAPTEQILGEDYSQNKRIKVYILEVKKTTKGPQVFVSRTHPGLVKRLFESEVPEIFDGTVQIKSISREAGSRTKIAVYASDLNVDPVGSCVGPKGARVQSIVDELNGEKIDIIKWSENPMEYISTALSPAKVLKVEAKENDKSALVIVDDYQLSLAIGKEGQNARLAAKLTGWKIDIKSKSQYEEHAKLEDIEDSIFDDLDLDLE, encoded by the coding sequence ATGAATAAGGAGTTTATTCAAGCACTTGATGAAGTGGAAAAGGCAAAAGGAGTAAAAAAAGACGAGCTGATTGATGCAATCGAAGCCGCTATTGCTTCCGCCTATAAGAAAAATTATGGAACAAGCCAAAATGTGAAAATTAATATTAATCGAGAAAATGGAGAAATAAAAGTATTTTCCTTAAAAGAAGTAGTAGAAGAAGTGTTCGATGAGTTGCTAGAAATTAATTATGAACAAGCAAAGCAATTAAATGAACAATACGAAATTGGTGATATGGCAGAAGTTGAGGTAAAACCTAAGAATTTTGGTCGTATTGCTGCACAAAATGCAAAACAGTTGGTTGTACAAAGAATAAAGGAAGCAGAAAGAAACATTGTATACGATGAATTTATTGAACGAGAAGATGAAATCCTTACAGGAATTATTCAGAGAAAAGAAAAAAACAATGTGTTTATAGACATTGGCAAAACGGAAGGAATACTCGCTCCTACAGAACAAATTCTCGGGGAAGACTATTCTCAAAATAAGAGGATTAAAGTTTATATCTTAGAAGTAAAGAAAACTACAAAAGGTCCTCAAGTATTCGTTTCTAGAACCCATCCTGGTTTAGTAAAAAGATTATTTGAAAGTGAAGTTCCTGAAATCTTTGATGGTACAGTTCAAATCAAATCCATTTCTAGAGAAGCTGGTTCAAGAACAAAAATCGCCGTTTACGCATCAGATCTTAATGTGGACCCTGTAGGCTCTTGCGTTGGTCCTAAGGGTGCGAGAGTTCAATCTATTGTAGATGAATTAAATGGGGAAAAAATAGATATAATTAAATGGAGCGAAAATCCAATGGAATATATTTCTACTGCTCTTAGTCCTGCGAAAGTTTTAAAGGTTGAGGCAAAAGAAAATGATAAATCTGCTCTAGTAATTGTAGATGATTATCAATTATCTCTTGCAATTGGTAAGGAAGGTCAAAATGCTCGATTAGCTGCTAAATTGACAGGTTGGAAAATAGATATTAAGAGCAAAAGCCAATATGAGGAACATGCAAAATTAGAGGATATTGAGGATTCCATTTTTGACGATTTAGATTTAGACTTAGAATAA
- the rimP gene encoding ribosome maturation factor RimP has protein sequence MAKIKTEEVVFDLAKPITDEYDFELVDVEYKKEGQNWYLRVYIDKDGGITLNDCEMVSNRLSDILDEKDPIDGSYFLEVSSPGLDRPLKKERDFIRYMDREVEISLYQAVNNSKNYKGINKGIKDDILTIELEDHGLLEIPMKSVASVRLYFEF, from the coding sequence ATGGCAAAAATCAAAACAGAAGAAGTAGTATTCGACCTTGCAAAACCAATTACTGATGAATATGATTTTGAATTAGTGGATGTTGAATATAAAAAAGAAGGTCAAAATTGGTATTTACGCGTTTATATTGACAAAGATGGCGGTATTACGTTAAATGACTGTGAAATGGTTAGCAATAGACTTAGCGACATATTAGATGAAAAAGATCCAATTGACGGAAGTTACTTTTTAGAAGTATCTTCACCTGGTTTAGATCGACCATTAAAAAAAGAAAGAGATTTCATTCGCTATATGGATAGAGAAGTTGAAATAAGTCTTTACCAAGCAGTAAATAATTCAAAGAATTATAAGGGAATCAATAAGGGGATTAAAGACGATATACTGACTATTGAGCTAGAAGACCATGGTTTATTAGAAATTCCCATGAAATCAGTAGCGTCGGTAAGATTGTATTTTGAATTTTAG